The Fructilactobacillus myrtifloralis genome contains a region encoding:
- the alaS gene encoding alanine--tRNA ligase: MKQLSSGQIRQMFLDFFHEKGHEIVPSASLIPKDDPTLLWINSGVATMKKYFDGTVAPANPRMTSSQKSIRTNDIENVGRTARHQTLFEMLGNFSVGDYFKQEVIPWAFELLTSDKWFGWDPDRLYVTYYPEDTETKELWEQVGIAPDHLIPADDNFWDIGQGPSGPDSEIFYDRGAKYDDLAPDDPENYPGGENERYLEVWNIVFSQFNHTAAGTYEPLPRKNIDTGMGLERVVSVFQDAPTNFETDLFLPLIKRTEQMSDHRQYGQNADDDIAFKVIADHIRAITFAISDGALPSNEGRGYVIRRLLRRATVNGHQLGITGAFLYQLVPVVGEIMQSHYPQVLEQQAYIQKIVKSEEDRFNATLNDGIKLLDDLIAKTKAAGADEISGADAFQLYDTYGFPLELTEEYAGDRGIKVDETGFDQEMEQQRQRAREARGDKGSMKVQRDLLLDLKTPSEYVGYDQLTVPAATVTDIIVDEQLVDQVTSGTAEVLFDKTPFYAEMGGQVADIGNIYAEDGTEVAKVTDVQHAPNGQNLHTIQVTGPLTQGQPYRLEVDRDFHAGVERNHTATHLLDQSLRTVLGGHTEQAGSLVKPDYLTFDFNHFGSVTQTDLAKVERMVNDQIFAGLPVETVVTDQKTGKEMGAIALFDDKYGDQVRVVKAGDFSVEFCGGDHVHNTSQIGLFKILSESGVGAGIRRIKAVTGKAAFDYLNDEEKMLTEIAQTVKVPTNEQAPGRVKELQAQIKTLESTQESLEAKLANQEAQDLFTNPETINGVTLLTGQLENANMNQLRELADTWRNEARSNVLVLGTETDGKANLLVAVDEAHVQQGIKAGDLIKAIAGHIQGGGGGRPNLAQAGGKNPAGIPAALTAASEWLATQTAAK, encoded by the coding sequence ATGAAACAACTTAGCAGTGGACAGATTCGGCAGATGTTTCTTGATTTCTTTCATGAAAAGGGGCACGAGATCGTGCCAAGTGCATCGCTGATCCCGAAGGATGATCCCACCTTACTGTGGATTAATTCGGGAGTTGCCACCATGAAGAAATATTTTGACGGAACGGTGGCACCCGCCAATCCGCGGATGACGAGTTCACAAAAGAGCATTCGGACCAATGACATTGAAAACGTAGGGAGGACCGCTCGGCACCAAACTCTGTTTGAGATGCTCGGGAACTTTTCGGTTGGTGACTACTTTAAACAAGAAGTCATCCCGTGGGCATTTGAATTACTTACCAGTGATAAATGGTTTGGCTGGGATCCAGACCGCCTGTACGTGACTTATTACCCGGAAGATACCGAAACCAAGGAATTGTGGGAGCAAGTTGGGATTGCTCCCGACCATTTAATTCCAGCTGACGACAACTTCTGGGACATTGGTCAGGGACCGTCTGGACCAGATTCTGAAATCTTTTACGACCGCGGTGCTAAATACGATGACTTAGCCCCAGACGACCCGGAAAACTATCCCGGGGGAGAAAACGAGCGGTACCTAGAAGTTTGGAACATTGTGTTTTCCCAGTTTAACCACACGGCTGCCGGAACCTACGAACCGTTACCACGGAAAAACATCGATACGGGGATGGGTTTAGAACGGGTGGTATCGGTCTTTCAGGATGCTCCCACTAACTTTGAAACGGACCTGTTCCTACCGTTAATTAAGCGCACTGAACAAATGAGCGACCACCGCCAGTACGGCCAAAACGCTGACGATGACATCGCGTTTAAGGTAATTGCCGATCACATCCGGGCCATTACCTTTGCGATTAGCGACGGCGCGCTGCCGTCAAACGAGGGCCGCGGGTACGTAATTCGTCGGCTCCTGCGGCGGGCCACTGTGAATGGTCATCAGCTCGGAATTACCGGAGCTTTCTTGTACCAATTAGTTCCCGTGGTGGGTGAGATCATGCAGTCGCATTATCCGCAGGTGTTGGAACAACAAGCGTACATTCAAAAAATTGTGAAGAGCGAAGAAGACCGGTTTAATGCGACCCTTAACGACGGGATTAAACTCCTCGATGACTTGATTGCAAAGACTAAAGCCGCTGGGGCCGATGAAATTTCTGGGGCCGATGCGTTTCAACTGTACGATACCTACGGCTTTCCCTTAGAACTGACGGAGGAATATGCCGGTGACCGGGGGATTAAAGTTGACGAAACCGGCTTTGATCAGGAAATGGAACAGCAACGCCAGCGGGCCCGGGAAGCCCGGGGTGACAAAGGTTCAATGAAGGTACAACGGGACCTCCTGTTAGATTTGAAAACGCCCAGTGAGTACGTGGGTTATGACCAGTTAACGGTTCCAGCTGCGACGGTCACGGATATCATTGTGGACGAGCAGTTGGTTGATCAGGTTACCAGTGGAACGGCGGAAGTGCTTTTTGATAAAACCCCGTTCTATGCTGAAATGGGTGGTCAGGTCGCAGACATTGGGAACATTTATGCTGAGGACGGGACTGAGGTTGCCAAAGTGACAGATGTCCAACATGCACCCAACGGGCAAAACTTGCATACTATTCAGGTAACGGGTCCCTTAACTCAAGGGCAACCTTATCGCTTAGAGGTTGACCGCGACTTTCACGCGGGAGTTGAACGCAATCACACTGCGACCCACTTGTTAGATCAATCACTACGAACGGTGCTTGGTGGGCACACCGAACAAGCCGGCTCGCTCGTAAAACCGGATTATCTAACCTTTGACTTTAACCACTTTGGTTCGGTTACCCAAACCGATTTGGCGAAGGTAGAACGCATGGTCAATGACCAAATTTTTGCTGGCTTACCAGTGGAAACGGTGGTGACGGACCAAAAAACTGGAAAAGAAATGGGAGCCATTGCGCTCTTTGACGATAAGTATGGGGATCAAGTGCGGGTTGTAAAGGCCGGGGACTTTTCTGTCGAATTTTGTGGCGGGGATCACGTTCACAACACGAGTCAAATTGGGTTATTTAAGATCCTTTCAGAAAGTGGAGTGGGCGCTGGAATCCGGCGCATTAAAGCCGTTACTGGCAAAGCGGCCTTTGACTACCTGAACGATGAAGAAAAAATGCTCACAGAAATTGCGCAAACAGTGAAGGTGCCGACTAATGAACAAGCACCCGGTCGGGTCAAAGAACTGCAAGCCCAGATTAAGACCCTAGAGAGCACGCAGGAATCGCTAGAAGCTAAACTGGCTAACCAGGAAGCTCAGGACCTCTTTACGAACCCGGAGACGATTAACGGCGTTACGTTACTGACTGGTCAGTTGGAAAATGCCAACATGAACCAGCTTCGGGAACTAGCAGATACGTGGCGGAATGAAGCCCGGTCAAACGTGTTGGTGTTAGGAACTGAGACTGATGGTAAAGCGAACCTGTTGGTGGCAGTTGATGAAGCGCACGTCCAACAGGGCATTAAGGCTGGCGATTTAATTAAGGCCATTGCAGGTCACATTCAAGGGGGCGGGGGCGGCCGCCCGAACCTTGCGCAGGCCGGCGGGAAAAACCCCGCTGGAATTCCGGCAGCACTTACGGCTGCTTCAGAATGGTTAGCCACGCAAACGGCCGCTAAGTAA
- the ruvX gene encoding Holliday junction resolvase RuvX, giving the protein MKIMGLDVGSKTVGVAISDALGWTAQGVEIVPINEDEKEFGLARIGELITANDVQLVVIGLPKNMNNTAGPRVKASKRYGKMVRAQFHVPVEFEDERLTTVEAERMLIEKADVSRAKRKKVIDKVAAELILQGYLDRNHG; this is encoded by the coding sequence ATGAAAATTATGGGATTAGACGTCGGCTCGAAAACGGTCGGCGTGGCAATCAGCGATGCGCTGGGCTGGACCGCGCAGGGCGTTGAAATTGTACCAATTAACGAGGACGAAAAGGAATTTGGCTTAGCGCGGATCGGCGAACTCATTACGGCCAACGATGTCCAGTTAGTGGTAATTGGGTTACCGAAGAACATGAATAATACGGCCGGGCCCCGAGTGAAGGCGTCCAAACGGTATGGCAAAATGGTGCGGGCCCAGTTTCACGTTCCCGTTGAGTTTGAAGATGAACGGCTCACCACGGTCGAAGCAGAACGGATGCTGATTGAAAAAGCAGACGTTTCCCGGGCCAAACGGAAAAAGGTCATTGATAAAGTGGCCGCAGAATTAATTTTGCAGGGATATTTAGATCGGAACCATGGCTAA
- a CDS encoding DUF1292 domain-containing protein, whose translation MADEEQTEQITLIDEDGNEILYNELFTFSSDDYGRSYILMYPAAEAGNDSINIEAYALPKGADPTAPDDADLEPIESDAEWEMVQETLNTFLDPNGKM comes from the coding sequence ATGGCAGATGAAGAACAAACAGAACAAATTACCTTAATTGATGAAGATGGCAACGAAATTTTATACAACGAGTTGTTTACCTTTTCATCAGATGATTACGGTCGCTCGTACATTTTGATGTACCCGGCTGCTGAAGCAGGCAACGACAGTATTAACATTGAAGCGTATGCCTTACCTAAGGGGGCGGATCCGACCGCGCCAGACGATGCAGATTTAGAGCCAATTGAAAGCGACGCCGAGTGGGAAATGGTCCAAGAAACGCTGAACACGTTTTTAGATCCCAACGGTAAAATGTAA